One Pseudomonas sp. MH9.2 DNA segment encodes these proteins:
- a CDS encoding acyl-CoA dehydrogenase family protein — MTAKPPSAPSTPLQTAQKLAAQFAETAAERDERGGTPKAERDALRESGLLALSIPRQYGGLGGRWSETLDIVREFAKVDSSIAHVFGFHHLMLATVRLFAKPEQWQPWFEQTARKNWFWGNALNPLDTRTVVKTFNGWREFSGKKSFCSGASDSQMLIASAVDETAGGKLLIAAIPSGRSGITLHKDWNNMGQRQTDSGSASFERVRVDESELLLNPGPLSTPFACLRPLIAQLTFTHMFLGIAEGAFNEARQYTLTETRTWFKSTTEDIRQDPYVLAHYGEFWVALEGVRLLVERAAELLDAAWAKGPDLSNEERGYLATAIATAKVAASRQGLELCSKLFEVTGARSTHASLRLDRHWRNLRTQTLHDPVDYKLHELGDWALNRSLPVPTFYS, encoded by the coding sequence GTGACTGCCAAGCCGCCAAGCGCCCCGTCCACGCCCTTGCAGACAGCCCAAAAACTGGCTGCACAATTTGCCGAAACCGCCGCAGAGCGTGATGAACGTGGTGGCACTCCCAAAGCCGAGCGCGACGCACTGCGCGAAAGCGGCCTGCTGGCGCTAAGCATTCCTCGTCAATATGGCGGGCTAGGTGGGCGCTGGAGTGAAACCTTAGACATCGTTCGCGAGTTCGCCAAGGTCGACAGTTCCATCGCTCATGTCTTCGGTTTCCATCATTTGATGTTGGCCACCGTGCGCCTGTTCGCCAAGCCGGAACAATGGCAGCCCTGGTTCGAGCAGACCGCGCGCAAGAATTGGTTCTGGGGCAACGCCCTCAACCCGCTGGACACACGCACTGTCGTCAAAACATTCAACGGCTGGCGGGAGTTCTCCGGCAAAAAAAGCTTCTGCTCCGGGGCCAGCGATTCACAGATGCTGATCGCTTCGGCCGTGGACGAAACGGCGGGCGGCAAGTTGCTGATCGCCGCCATCCCCAGCGGGCGCAGCGGTATCACCCTGCATAAAGACTGGAACAACATGGGCCAGCGTCAGACCGACAGCGGCAGTGCCAGCTTTGAGCGGGTGCGGGTCGACGAGTCGGAGTTGCTCCTTAACCCCGGTCCTTTGAGTACGCCCTTTGCCTGCTTGCGTCCGCTGATCGCGCAACTGACGTTCACCCACATGTTTCTCGGTATCGCCGAGGGGGCCTTCAATGAAGCGCGGCAATACACCCTCACCGAAACCCGCACCTGGTTCAAATCCACGACCGAGGACATCCGCCAGGACCCTTATGTGTTGGCACACTACGGGGAGTTCTGGGTAGCGCTGGAAGGCGTGCGGTTGCTGGTAGAACGGGCCGCCGAACTGCTCGATGCCGCTTGGGCCAAAGGCCCGGATCTAAGCAACGAGGAGCGTGGTTATCTGGCAACAGCGATCGCCACCGCAAAAGTCGCCGCCAGCCGCCAAGGCCTGGAGCTGTGTAGCAAGCTGTTCGAGGTGACGGGGGCGCGCTCGACCCACGCGTCCCTGCGTCTCGACCGGCATTGGCGCAACCTGCGCACTCAGACCTTGCACGATCCTGTGGATTACAAACTCCACGAACTGGGTGACTGGGCATTGAACCGATCTCTGCCTGTTCCGACCTTCTACTCATAG
- the ssuD gene encoding FMNH2-dependent alkanesulfonate monooxygenase: protein MDVFWFLPTHGDGHYLGTTKGARPVTLNYLKQVAQAADDLGYHGVLIPTGRSCEDSWVIASALVPLTERLKYLVAIRPGIISPTVSARMAATLDRLSGGRLLINVVTGGDPDENRGDGIYLDHSERYEVTDEFLHIWRRVLQGEAVDFEGKHLRVQNAKALYPPIQKPYPPLYFGGSSEAAHELAAEQVDVYLTWGEPPAAVAEKIADVRERAARKGRTVRFGIRLHVIVRETSEEAWKAADTLIEHISDETIAAAQKSFSRFDSEGQRRMAALHDGRRDNLEIAPNLWAGVGLVRGGAGTALVGNPQEVAARIKEYADLGIESFIFSGYPHLEEAYRFAELVFPLLPEPYASLAGRGITNLTGPFGEMIANDLPPQAK, encoded by the coding sequence ATGGATGTTTTCTGGTTCCTCCCTACTCACGGCGACGGCCATTACCTGGGCACCACCAAAGGCGCCCGCCCCGTCACCTTGAATTACCTCAAACAAGTGGCCCAGGCAGCGGATGACTTGGGTTATCACGGGGTGCTGATCCCCACTGGCCGCTCTTGCGAAGACTCCTGGGTCATCGCCTCGGCGCTGGTGCCATTGACCGAGCGCCTGAAGTATCTAGTGGCCATCCGTCCCGGCATTATCTCGCCGACCGTGTCCGCGCGGATGGCGGCAACCCTGGATCGACTGTCCGGTGGCCGACTGTTGATTAACGTGGTGACCGGCGGCGACCCGGATGAAAACCGTGGCGACGGTATCTATCTCGATCACAGCGAGCGCTACGAAGTCACCGACGAGTTTCTGCACATCTGGCGTCGCGTGCTGCAAGGCGAAGCCGTGGATTTTGAAGGCAAGCATTTGCGCGTGCAGAACGCCAAAGCGCTATACCCACCGATTCAGAAACCCTATCCACCGCTGTACTTCGGGGGATCTTCCGAGGCTGCTCACGAACTGGCCGCCGAGCAGGTGGATGTGTACCTGACCTGGGGTGAGCCGCCAGCCGCCGTCGCCGAGAAGATCGCTGACGTTCGCGAACGTGCCGCACGCAAAGGACGCACCGTGCGTTTCGGTATTCGTCTGCATGTGATTGTGCGTGAAACCAGCGAAGAGGCTTGGAAAGCCGCCGATACCCTGATCGAGCACATCAGCGACGAAACCATCGCGGCCGCGCAGAAGTCGTTCTCGCGCTTCGACTCCGAGGGCCAGCGACGCATGGCAGCGCTGCACGACGGGCGTCGCGATAATCTGGAAATCGCACCAAATCTGTGGGCCGGTGTCGGCCTGGTTCGTGGGGGGGCTGGCACCGCGCTGGTGGGCAACCCGCAAGAGGTCGCGGCACGGATCAAAGAATATGCGGACCTGGGGATCGAGAGCTTCATCTTCTCCGGCTACCCGCACCTCGAAGAAGCCTACCGCTTCGCCGAGTTGGTGTTTCCGCTGCTGCCCGAGCCCTACGCGAGCCTGGCCGGTCGCGGGATCACCAACCTGACCGGGCCATTTGGCGAAATGATCGCCAATGACTTGCCGCCTCAGGCCAAGTGA
- the ampC gene encoding class C beta-lactamase — MHSNGKFCAPFLFLVCAALFGTSAAADTEKSDIDNLVQDAAQAIMQQYKIPGLAIAVTANGKQSFYNYGVASRETGRKVTRNTLFEIGSISKTFTATLATYAQVNGRLALSDNPGKYLPQLQGSQLDKVTLINLGTHTAGGFPLQIPDDVQNNEQLMDYFRSWQPLFAPGTYRTYANPSIGLLGMIAAKSMNIPFDEALEAQLFPKLGMHGSYINVPSSNMPLYAQGYNKQDAPVRLSPGVLAAEAYGVKTSVQDLIRFVEVNLNLTQTDATLKRAIADTHIGYFQLGPMTQDLIWEQYGYPVSLDTLLEGNSDKMAYERQAATKLTPPQPPQQAVWVNKTGSTRGFGAYAAFIPEKKLGIVILANKNYPNEPRVRLAYQILSKLDCCSRAEH; from the coding sequence ATGCACTCGAATGGAAAATTCTGCGCACCGTTTCTCTTTCTTGTCTGTGCGGCTTTGTTCGGCACCTCAGCAGCTGCGGATACGGAAAAGTCGGATATTGACAACCTCGTGCAAGACGCCGCCCAGGCGATCATGCAGCAGTACAAGATTCCCGGCCTGGCTATTGCAGTTACCGCTAATGGTAAACAAAGCTTCTACAACTACGGGGTGGCCTCCAGGGAAACCGGGCGAAAGGTCACCCGCAATACGCTGTTCGAGATCGGATCGATCAGCAAAACGTTCACGGCGACCCTGGCCACTTACGCTCAGGTCAACGGTCGGCTTGCACTCAGTGACAACCCCGGCAAATACCTGCCGCAGCTCCAGGGCAGCCAGTTGGACAAGGTGACGCTGATCAACTTGGGGACTCATACGGCGGGAGGGTTTCCCCTTCAGATTCCTGATGACGTCCAGAACAACGAGCAGTTAATGGACTACTTCAGGTCTTGGCAGCCCCTTTTCGCCCCTGGCACCTACAGGACTTACGCCAATCCCAGTATCGGCTTGCTTGGGATGATCGCTGCCAAGAGCATGAACATTCCTTTCGATGAGGCTCTTGAGGCCCAGCTTTTCCCGAAACTTGGCATGCACGGCAGCTACATCAATGTGCCTTCAAGCAATATGCCGCTCTATGCACAGGGCTATAACAAACAGGACGCTCCAGTCAGGCTTAGCCCAGGAGTGCTTGCAGCCGAAGCCTACGGAGTGAAAACCAGCGTCCAGGACTTGATTCGCTTCGTCGAGGTTAACCTGAACCTTACCCAGACAGATGCCACGCTTAAGCGCGCAATCGCCGATACCCATATAGGTTACTTCCAGCTTGGTCCGATGACCCAGGACCTTATATGGGAACAATATGGGTACCCGGTTAGCCTCGATACGCTACTGGAAGGCAACTCTGACAAGATGGCTTATGAGCGTCAGGCGGCCACCAAGCTGACCCCGCCCCAGCCCCCGCAACAGGCGGTCTGGGTGAACAAGACGGGCTCAACCCGCGGGTTTGGAGCCTACGCTGCCTTCATCCCTGAGAAGAAGCTCGGCATTGTGATCCTGGCCAACAAGAATTATCCCAACGAGCCTCGGGTTCGTTTGGCGTATCAAATCCTGAGCAAATTGGATTGCTGCTCGCGAGCAGAGCACTGA
- a CDS encoding LysR family transcriptional regulator: protein MRHKNLTRRLDLITLQLFVAVHEEGTLTRAAAREAIAVSAASKRLMELENALGIGLFMRNAKGMALTAAGETLLHHARRMLFDVEKIGLELGEHIQGVRGYVRMLANLSAIIQFLPEDLHDFVSSHEQVKIDLEERPSNGVVQGIIDGVADIGICSMDTDTQSLFSVPYRQDTLAVVMRSDHPLADRDHVAFADTLDYDYVGLHAASSINMRTHAAARACGRIVRLRIHVPGFDAVCRMVQANMGIGILPQKAYELFGRSLGLTAVALSDDWSERTLLLVARDQASLSPVSCLLFEHLRRLENPAN, encoded by the coding sequence ATGCGCCACAAAAACCTCACCCGTCGTCTTGACTTGATTACCCTGCAATTGTTTGTCGCCGTGCACGAAGAAGGCACGTTGACTCGGGCGGCTGCGCGGGAGGCGATTGCGGTGTCGGCAGCCAGTAAGCGTTTGATGGAGTTGGAGAATGCACTGGGCATTGGCCTGTTCATGCGTAACGCTAAAGGCATGGCATTGACCGCAGCGGGGGAAACGCTGTTGCACCATGCGCGGCGGATGCTGTTCGATGTGGAAAAAATCGGCCTGGAACTAGGCGAACATATTCAGGGCGTACGCGGTTATGTGCGGATGCTGGCGAACCTGTCGGCGATCATCCAGTTTCTGCCGGAAGACCTGCACGACTTCGTCTCCAGCCATGAGCAAGTGAAAATCGACCTCGAAGAACGCCCCAGCAATGGCGTGGTGCAGGGCATCATTGATGGCGTGGCGGACATCGGCATTTGTTCGATGGACACCGACACCCAAAGCCTGTTCAGCGTGCCTTATCGCCAGGATACGCTGGCGGTCGTGATGCGCAGCGACCATCCCTTGGCCGATCGTGATCACGTGGCCTTTGCCGATACCCTGGACTATGACTATGTCGGTCTGCATGCGGCCAGTTCGATCAACATGCGCACCCACGCAGCGGCTCGTGCCTGCGGGCGGATCGTGCGCCTGCGGATTCATGTCCCAGGTTTCGATGCGGTGTGCCGGATGGTGCAGGCCAATATGGGCATCGGCATCCTGCCGCAAAAGGCGTATGAACTGTTCGGTCGCTCGCTCGGGTTGACGGCGGTGGCGTTGAGCGATGATTGGTCCGAACGCACCTTGTTGCTGGTAGCCCGCGACCAGGCATCGTTGTCACCGGTCAGCTGTTTGTTGTTCGAACACTTGCGCCGCCTGGAAAATCCCGCGAACTAG